In Stomoxys calcitrans chromosome 2, idStoCalc2.1, whole genome shotgun sequence, the following proteins share a genomic window:
- the LOC106083121 gene encoding probable cytochrome P450 9f2 yields MLVEFLVLLAIGAVFFYRWATKNDDFFEKRNMAHDKPCFLLGSGKDVILRRTNVLEMICEVYQRHNGIVYGVFDNRDPVILIREPELIKRVLIKDHEHFFNRRSFLVGSPENMIANTIFMMENDRWRDMRSTLSPAFTGSKMRQMFQLILQCVQEAMSYLREQHINAGAEGFELDMRDFTTRLTNDIIASTAFGLQINSYRDRDNEFYDKARKAINFSTLQQMKIMFIMLMPKVAEFFKIEFFERSYTDYFMRLVLDAMKYRQEHNIHRPDMINLLMEARGMIPSEAPKTHFRQWSDIEVVAQCFIFFAAGFDTSSSVMNFAAHELMENPHIQQRLYEEISKEDEELEGKSISYEALQRMPYLDMVVSEVLRKWPVALAVDRVCNKDYEYESQATGERIEIKKGDMIRVAMAGIQRDAKYYENPEEFNPERFSAENKSQIDAGIYMPFGLGPRNCIGNRFALLEIKAYLYYLLRDYRLDASPKTCTPLELDKTTIQLRPKNGFWLQLKPRFV; encoded by the exons atgctcgTGGAGTTCCTAGTATTGCTGGCAATTGGAGCGGTGTTCTTCTATCGTTGGGCCACCAAAAATGACGATTTCTTTGAAAAGCGCAATATGGCCCATGACAAACCATGTTTCCTATTGGGCAGTGGCAAAGATGTGATATTGAGAAGGACAAATGTGCTTGAAATGATTTGTGAAGTCTATCAGAGGCATAATGGCAT CGTCTATGGTGTATTCGATAACCGTGATCCGGTTATATTGATACGCGAACCGGAGCTCATCAAACGCGTGCTCATCAAAGACCATGAGCATTTTTTCAATCGTCGCAGTTTTCTGGTGGGCTCTCCTGAAAATATGATAGCCAACACCATATTTATGATGGAAAACGATAGATGGCGTGATATGAGGAGTACCCTAAGTCCCGCCTTTACCGGCAGCAAAATGAGACAAATGTTTCAACTTATACTGCAGTGTGTACAAGAGGCAATGTCCTATCTAAGGGAGCAACATATCAATGCTGGAGCAGAAGGCTTTGAGTTGGATATGAGAGATTTTACTACACGTCTGACCAATGACATCATAGCCTCGACGGCTTTCGGTTTACAAATCAATTCGTATCGTGATAGGGATAATGAGTTCTATGACAAGGCTCGTAAGGCTATCAATTTTTCGACACTGCAACAGATGAAAATAATGTTCATTATGCTGATGCCGAAGGTGGCAGAG TTCTTTAAAATCGAGTTTTTCGAGCGTTCCTACACCGACTATTTTATGCGTTTGGTTTTGGATGCCATGAAATATCGCCAGGAGCACAACATACATCGTCCCGATATGATAAATCTTTTAATGGAGGCCAGAGGCATGATACCTTCCGAAGCGCCTAAAACACATTTTCGCCAGTGGTCTGATATTGAGGTGGTCGCCCAGTGCTTCATATTTTTTGCTGCAGGTTTTGATACCTCTTCGTCGGTCATGAATTTTGCTGCCCATGAATTAATGGAAAATCCCCATATACAACAAAGACTCTATGAAGAAATCTCTAAGGAAGATGAAGAGTTGGAGGGGAAATCCATAAGCTATGAAGCATTGCAGAGAATGCCTTACCTGGACATGGTGGTCTCCGAAGTATTGAGAAAATGGCCTGTTGCCTTGGCCGTAGATCGTGTGTGTAACAAGGACTATGAATATGAGTCTCAGGCAACAGGAGAACGCATTGAAATCAAAAAAGGCGATATGATACGTGTTGCCATGGCTGGCATACAAAGAGATGCCAAATATTATGAAAATCCTGAAGAGTTCAATCCAGAACGCTTTAGCGCTGAGAACAAATCACAAATTGATGCTGGCATTTATATGCCATTTGGACTGGGTCCCAGAAATTGTATAG GAAATCGTTTTGCCCTGCTGGAGATTAAGGCATATCTTTATTATCTATTGCGCGATTATCGCTTAGATGCTTCTCCAAAAACCTGCACACCCTTGGAACTGGATAAGACCACAATACAGCTGCGTCCTAAGAATGGTTTCTGGTTGCAACTTAAACCCAGATTTGTCTAA
- the LOC106083122 gene encoding probable cytochrome P450 9f2 yields the protein MLLEFLVLLTIGTLLFYRWATKNYEFFLKRNIAHDKPFFLLGSFKDMMLRRRNILEMVCDIHQRHNGIVYGIFDNRDPVLLIREPELIKRILIKDHEHFFNRRRFLVGGQENIIANTIIMMENDRWRDMRSTLSPAFTGSKMRQMFQLTLQCVDEAMSYLREQHVNAGAEGFELDVKDFTTRLTNDIIASTAFGLQINSYRDRDNEFYSKALKAVNFSTLQYMKILFMMLMPKVAEFFKFEFFDRSYTDYFMRLVLDAMKYRQEHNIHRPDMINLLMEARGMIPSEAAKTHFRQWSDMEVVAQCFIFFLAGFDTSSSVMNFAAHELMENPQIQQRLYEEISREDEELEGKSITYEALQRMPYLDMVVSEVLRKWPVALAVDRVCNKDYEYESQATGERIEIKKGDMIRVAMAGIQRDAKYYENPEMFNPERFSAENKSHIHAGIYMPFGLGPRNCIGNRFALLEIKAFLYYVLRDYRLEASAKTCTPLELDKSTLQLRPKNGFWLQLKPRFA from the exons ATGCTCTTGGAGTTCTTAGTATTACTGACAATTGGAACATTGCTCTTCTATCGTTGGGCTACAAAAAATTacgaattttttctaaaacgtAATATAGCCCATGACAAACCATTCTTCCTTTTGGGTAGTTTCAAAGACATGATGTTGAGAAGGAGAAACATTCTCGAAATGGTTTGTGACATTCATCAAAGGCATAATGGCAT TGTCTATGGTATATTCGATAATCGTGATCCGGTTCTATTGATACGCGAACCAGAACTCATCAAACGCATTTTGATCAAAGATCATGAGCATTTCTTTAACCGTCGCAGATTTCTGGTGGGAGGTCAGGAGAATATCATAGCCAACACTATAATTATGATGGAAAATGATAGATGGCGTGACATGAGGAGTACCCTAAGTCCCGCCTTTACCGGCAGCAAAATGAGACAAATGTTTCAGCTAACACTGCAATGTGTAGATGAGGCCATGTCCTATTTGAGGGAGCAACATGTCAATGCTGGTGCAGAAGGCTTTGAGTTGGATGTGAAAGATTTCACTACACGTCTGACCAATGACATTATAGCCTCGACGGCATTTGGTTTGCAAATCAATTCATATCGTGATAGGGATAATGAGTTTTATAGCAAAGCGCTAAAGGCTGTCAACTTTTCTACACTGcaatatatgaaaattcttTTCATGATGTTAATGCCGAAGGTGGCAGAG ttttttaaatttgaatttttcgatcgATCCTACACTGACTATTTTATGCGTTTGGTTTTGGATGCCATGAAATATCGCCAGGAGCACAACATACATCGTCCCGATATGATCAATCTCTTGATGGAGGCCAGAGGCATGATACCTTCCGAGGCAGCGAAAACACATTTTCGCCAATGGTCTGATATGGAGGTGGTGGCTCaatgtttcatattttttctagcCGGTTTTGATACCTCTTCGTCGGTGATGAATTTTGCTGCCCATGAATTAATGGAAAATCCCCAAATACAACAAAGACTCTACGAAGAAATCTCTAGGGAAGATGAAGAGTTGGAGGGGAAATCCATAACCTATGAGGCATTGCAGAGAATGCCTTACCTGGATATGGTGGTCTCCGAAGTATTGAGAAAATGGCCTGTTGCCTTGGCCGTGGATCGTGTGTGTAACAAGGACTATGAATATGAGTCTCAGGCAACAGGAGAACGCATTGAAATCAAAAAAGGCGATATGATACGTGTTGCCATGGCTGGCATACAAAGAGATgcaaaatattatgaaaatccAGAAATGTTTAATCCCGAACGCTTTAGCGCTGAGAACAAATCACATATTCATGCTGGGATTTATATGCCATTTGGTCTGGGTCCCAGAAATTGCATTG GAAATCGTTTTGCCCTGCTGGAGATTAAGGCATTTCTTTATTATGTGCTGCGCGATTATCGCTTAGAGGCTTCTGCAAAAACCTGCACACCCTTGGAACTGGATAAGAGCACTCTCCAACTTCGACCTAAGAATGGTTTTTGGTTGCAACTAAAACCCAGATTTGCTTAG